A section of the Pirellulales bacterium genome encodes:
- a CDS encoding M56 family metallopeptidase produces MHWLHAQMALLDAARAVVSFAANWLLQSTLLIAAGLAVAWFLGRRGSALQSAMYRTTLAAVIVCPLVTSLLARGGVSGWSVELSVAWGYEELKSFPPESAEEATVVANSAAQGGPLPGDFGIVTGVGWDKRVERAPAHHAARPSRWAGARKLAFSTLQPAAEPPVSPNAPVRQSAAEARQPSAFHVRAFGYAAIGIALIWLAVSAWLLARLGLAWRRLGRLRRAAAVAEPTAQQACRELSALLAVAAPEVRRSPYLASPCLAGLRRPVVLLPEAEASLPLRDVLVHELAHLRRRDGWWNLLMRLTEALFFYQPLVWLLARRLESAAEEVCDDYVVQLGGDREGYARGLLEIAELSSPPVGAAGVAMVSLRSILARRVTRIVDSSRSLSTRTGNLLVVLIIAGGLIGATAVGFVGLGQRPSLADPPAASDAVDKKANAEAGKADDTESKRKAAEERGKPREQTDKPERAPDNQLHGIVVGADGKPVAGARLYWIRARVHDLQPEPPRLLATTGDDGKYHFAEPPPVEPTMPASWSYTDRIAVTAPGHGFAFTSPDEIRRATSPPAGFLEALARAVTGAQQERTRLPEAGEPVRGRLIDIDGQPVAGAKVRIRWFNGERDIGGYGDAEARGVENAVWRQRVANLMNVIEPVQLRDVLPSAVTDATGRFELRDIGAKRFVQLLVRGDGIEATEIVARNEPGEKIVLDRFEGGGTLAVYSNEFDFVVGPSKPVEGRVLDLDTGEPIADAVVRAFQVQGQLVTTSREREHLAATTDAAGRYRITGLPVGSGNSLVAFATGNAAYIPVGHATDTSAQGAVIERDFRLKRGVWAEGRVFDAETRKPFTGEISYHFFQNRELEEAIPGLTEAFLDGRYWTNANGEFRVPVLPSRGILAFRYDGFDKHHDIDRYPRGFGANEIAGGKDLGGGKVFPTLQQQLISTNYERVAEVSTTAGQESVRVDMPLFVSRPVAVRVVDPKGNPVVGFLAHGANERWGWQNQEGPQFEIQDLLPGERRKVFVFHRWRNLAGGGFVQYGGKETVEIKLVSGGSVQGRLVDADGEPIDDATISAAFAHDNSAVWAPHPSLARSPTGIPVDKQGRFRLDGLIPGWTYYSNASAPRPYQGQTIDMFIGIPFKDVQVNAGEVKDLGDLVVGDDSVSDNQEKGASSTQPVKESIVSGRVRDGDGRPVAGAAVDVRLAVFDADDPPLASTATDDAGRFEFSLRWPQFDERIGAKPDLLVVATADGLAPDWKYLRKDQPPGDIVLNLPEEKTITGRIVNAEGRPLAGVELRVETILRYDGDMMKMVLDDVAQGRTLLRMGKDWQYGALPKQPARVTTAADGRFRIAGLSANTVVKLHVRGAGIRHTTFEATTAVRETIRGPAPPVEPTSAPRAGRVLYGAVSDYVAEPARSIEGVVRDRATRRPVRGVKVRCWNTTTAVAETDEAGRYVLEGCGKEPNYTLSVEPRADGPAYFRASPTVADATGLAPLVQDVELVQGIELRGTIVDSETGRPLVAGIHYQPLYLNKHVASLAEQGVDLHSHSRSGPDGSFRIVVAPGPGALAVDRPDGVPNGYATIRVGYDDVVKLFERSPEHRALAHLPELKRGLPDSLPTARAGLAFGFMSQVGHARTVLISPDARTPPEPLDVRLVRGRTLSGQVLDASGQPLAGARA; encoded by the coding sequence ATGCACTGGCTTCACGCGCAAATGGCTCTGCTCGACGCGGCGCGGGCCGTCGTCTCGTTCGCGGCCAACTGGCTGCTGCAATCGACTTTGCTGATCGCGGCGGGCCTGGCCGTCGCGTGGTTCTTGGGCCGCCGCGGCTCGGCGTTGCAGTCGGCCATGTATCGCACGACGTTGGCGGCGGTAATCGTCTGCCCGCTGGTAACCTCCCTGTTGGCACGCGGCGGCGTCTCCGGCTGGTCGGTGGAATTGTCCGTGGCCTGGGGTTACGAGGAGTTGAAATCGTTTCCTCCCGAAAGTGCCGAAGAGGCCACGGTCGTCGCCAATTCTGCGGCACAGGGCGGGCCACTGCCCGGCGATTTCGGCATTGTTACGGGCGTAGGGTGGGACAAGCGAGTGGAACGAGCGCCGGCCCACCATGCGGCGCGTCCATCTCGGTGGGCCGGCGCTCGCAAGCTCGCTTTTTCCACCTTACAACCAGCGGCAGAACCACCGGTGTCGCCCAACGCGCCCGTACGGCAGTCGGCCGCCGAAGCCCGTCAGCCATCGGCGTTCCACGTGCGGGCATTCGGCTACGCGGCGATCGGAATTGCGCTGATATGGCTGGCGGTATCGGCGTGGCTTCTCGCGCGATTGGGCCTGGCTTGGCGCCGGCTAGGCCGACTGCGTCGCGCGGCGGCGGTGGCCGAGCCAACCGCGCAGCAGGCCTGCCGCGAACTCTCGGCCCTGCTTGCAGTAGCCGCGCCGGAGGTGCGTCGCAGTCCGTATCTGGCCAGCCCTTGCCTGGCGGGGCTGCGGCGTCCGGTCGTGCTGTTGCCCGAAGCCGAGGCGTCGCTGCCACTGCGCGACGTGTTGGTTCATGAGCTGGCTCACCTGCGCCGCCGCGATGGCTGGTGGAACCTGCTGATGCGACTGACCGAGGCCCTGTTTTTCTATCAGCCGCTCGTGTGGTTGCTCGCGCGCCGGCTGGAGTCTGCGGCTGAGGAGGTGTGCGACGACTATGTCGTACAGCTTGGCGGCGACCGAGAAGGGTATGCGCGCGGGCTGTTGGAAATCGCCGAGCTTTCGTCGCCGCCCGTGGGCGCGGCCGGCGTCGCTATGGTGTCGTTGCGGTCGATCTTGGCCAGGCGCGTGACGCGGATCGTCGATTCGTCGCGCAGTCTCTCCACGCGGACAGGTAATCTCTTGGTTGTCCTGATCATCGCCGGCGGGCTCATCGGGGCCACCGCCGTGGGTTTCGTCGGTCTGGGTCAACGGCCGTCGTTGGCCGACCCGCCAGCGGCATCCGACGCGGTGGATAAGAAAGCCAACGCCGAAGCCGGTAAAGCCGACGATACGGAATCCAAGCGGAAGGCCGCCGAGGAACGTGGGAAACCGCGGGAACAAACCGATAAGCCCGAGCGGGCACCAGACAACCAACTGCACGGCATCGTGGTGGGAGCGGACGGCAAGCCGGTGGCGGGGGCGAGGCTGTATTGGATCCGCGCACGCGTCCACGATCTACAGCCCGAGCCGCCGCGATTGCTGGCGACCACCGGCGATGACGGCAAATACCATTTTGCCGAACCGCCGCCGGTCGAGCCGACGATGCCGGCGAGTTGGAGCTACACGGATCGAATCGCGGTCACGGCGCCCGGCCACGGGTTCGCGTTCACCTCGCCCGACGAGATTCGCCGGGCGACGAGCCCGCCGGCAGGATTCCTTGAGGCGCTGGCGCGCGCGGTGACCGGCGCTCAACAGGAGCGGACGCGCTTGCCCGAAGCCGGCGAACCGGTCCGCGGACGCTTGATCGACATCGATGGGCAGCCGGTCGCCGGCGCGAAGGTCCGCATCCGCTGGTTCAATGGCGAAAGAGACATTGGCGGCTACGGGGATGCCGAAGCTCGCGGAGTTGAGAACGCCGTCTGGCGGCAGCGGGTCGCCAACTTAATGAACGTCATTGAGCCGGTTCAGTTGCGAGACGTATTGCCCAGCGCCGTGACCGATGCGACGGGACGCTTCGAGCTGCGCGACATCGGCGCCAAGCGGTTCGTGCAATTATTGGTGCGAGGTGACGGCATCGAAGCGACGGAAATCGTGGCCCGAAACGAGCCGGGCGAGAAAATCGTGCTCGATCGGTTCGAGGGAGGCGGTACACTGGCGGTCTACTCCAACGAGTTCGATTTCGTCGTCGGTCCCTCCAAGCCGGTCGAAGGGCGAGTGCTGGATCTTGACACCGGCGAACCGATCGCCGACGCCGTCGTGCGGGCCTTCCAGGTGCAAGGCCAGCTTGTGACCACCAGTCGAGAGCGGGAACATCTCGCCGCCACCACCGACGCGGCCGGCCGCTATCGAATCACGGGCCTGCCCGTCGGCAGCGGCAACAGCCTGGTCGCCTTTGCCACCGGCAACGCGGCATATATCCCCGTCGGGCATGCAACTGACACCTCCGCCCAGGGCGCCGTGATCGAGCGAGATTTTCGACTCAAGCGTGGCGTATGGGCTGAGGGACGCGTCTTCGACGCGGAAACCCGCAAGCCATTCACCGGAGAGATCAGCTACCATTTCTTCCAGAACCGCGAGCTGGAGGAGGCCATTCCTGGGCTGACCGAGGCCTTTTTGGACGGCCGCTATTGGACCAACGCCAACGGAGAGTTTCGCGTGCCGGTATTGCCCAGCCGCGGCATTCTGGCGTTCCGCTACGACGGTTTCGATAAGCACCACGACATCGACCGCTACCCGCGCGGGTTCGGTGCCAACGAGATTGCGGGCGGCAAGGACCTCGGCGGTGGAAAGGTTTTCCCGACGTTGCAGCAGCAGCTTATTTCGACGAACTACGAACGGGTTGCCGAGGTTTCAACGACTGCCGGGCAAGAGAGCGTCCGCGTCGACATGCCCTTGTTCGTCAGCCGCCCGGTCGCGGTGCGCGTCGTGGATCCCAAGGGCAATCCTGTGGTTGGATTCCTAGCTCACGGCGCCAACGAGCGCTGGGGATGGCAAAATCAAGAGGGGCCGCAGTTTGAAATCCAGGACTTGCTGCCTGGCGAACGACGCAAAGTGTTTGTCTTCCACCGCTGGCGAAACCTGGCGGGCGGCGGCTTCGTGCAGTACGGCGGGAAAGAGACTGTTGAGATCAAACTAGTCTCGGGGGGCAGCGTTCAAGGGCGTTTGGTCGACGCCGACGGCGAGCCGATCGATGACGCTACGATTAGCGCAGCCTTCGCCCACGATAACTCGGCGGTCTGGGCGCCGCATCCCAGCTTGGCAAGAAGTCCGACGGGAATCCCCGTCGACAAGCAAGGGCGTTTCCGGCTCGACGGGCTGATTCCCGGATGGACCTATTATTCAAACGCATCGGCGCCGCGCCCCTATCAAGGCCAAACCATAGACATGTTCATCGGCATTCCTTTCAAAGACGTGCAAGTGAATGCGGGTGAAGTCAAAGACCTCGGCGATCTGGTTGTGGGTGACGACTCCGTCTCAGACAACCAAGAGAAAGGCGCGTCGTCCACTCAGCCGGTCAAAGAAAGCATTGTCAGCGGTCGCGTGCGGGATGGCGACGGACGACCTGTCGCCGGCGCCGCCGTGGATGTGCGTTTGGCGGTCTTCGACGCGGACGATCCGCCGCTCGCATCGACCGCGACCGACGACGCGGGCCGCTTCGAGTTTTCGCTCCGCTGGCCGCAATTTGACGAACGAATCGGCGCCAAGCCCGACTTGCTCGTGGTCGCAACTGCCGACGGCCTCGCGCCCGATTGGAAGTATCTGCGCAAAGACCAACCGCCCGGCGACATTGTTCTCAACCTGCCCGAGGAGAAAACGATTACCGGGCGTATCGTCAACGCGGAAGGCAGGCCGCTCGCGGGAGTCGAACTGCGGGTCGAAACAATCCTCCGCTACGACGGCGATATGATGAAGATGGTGCTCGACGACGTCGCCCAAGGCCGAACTCTGTTGCGGATGGGCAAAGATTGGCAATACGGTGCGTTGCCGAAACAGCCGGCCCGAGTGACCACGGCAGCCGATGGACGCTTCCGCATCGCCGGACTCAGCGCCAATACCGTGGTGAAGTTGCACGTGCGCGGCGCCGGCATCCGCCACACGACCTTCGAAGCGACCACGGCGGTGCGCGAGACGATTCGCGGTCCTGCGCCGCCGGTCGAACCGACCTCCGCGCCGCGGGCTGGTCGCGTTCTGTACGGCGCCGTGTCCGACTATGTGGCCGAACCCGCGCGCAGCATTGAGGGTGTCGTGCGCGACCGCGCGACGCGGCGACCGGTGCGCGGCGTGAAGGTGCGATGTTGGAACACCACGACCGCCGTGGCAGAGACCGATGAGGCAGGCCGTTATGTTCTTGAGGGATGCGGCAAAGAGCCCAACTACACGCTCAGCGTCGAGCCGCGCGCCGACGGACCGGCCTATTTTCGCGCCAGTCCAACGGTTGCCGATGCGACCGGCCTCGCACCGCTCGTGCAAGACGTTGAACTGGTGCAAGGCATCGAGCTTCGCGGCACTATCGTGGACAGCGAAACCGGTCGGCCGCTGGTGGCTGGCATCCATTACCAACCGCTCTATCTGAATAAACACGTGGCATCTCTCGCCGAACAAGGCGTGGATCTCCACTCGCACTCGCGCTCCGGCCCCGACGGCTCGTTCCGCATCGTCGTCGCGCCTGGGCCTGGCGCGCTGGCGGTCGATCGCCCGGACGGCGTGCCGAACGGGTACGCGACGATTCGCGTCGGTTACGACGACGTGGTCAAGCTTTTCGAGCGGTCGCCGGAACATCGCGCGTTGGCGCACTTGCCGGAGCTGAAGCGGGGCTTACCCGACTCCTTGCCCACGGCCCGCGCTGGTCTTGCATTTGGCTTCATGAGCCAGGTCGGCCACGCGCGGACGGTGCTCATTAGTCCCGACGCGCGGACGCCGCCAGAACCGCTGGACGTGCGCCTGGTGCGCGGCCGGACCCTGAGCGGACAAGTGCTCGACGCCAGCGGCCAACCTTTGGCCGGCGCGAGGGCT
- a CDS encoding BlaI/MecI/CopY family transcriptional regulator: MPAPRLGRVQLVIMQVLWKRGRATAREITDAINRREPIAHSTVQTLLRGLEEKGAVSHEARERTFVFYPLVEEQEFQQSATRDVLERVFGGSASGLVAHLLKNENVSREEIEEIRKLINRRIKK, from the coding sequence ATGCCAGCACCTCGACTCGGCCGAGTGCAACTCGTCATCATGCAGGTCTTGTGGAAGCGCGGGCGGGCGACGGCCCGCGAAATCACCGACGCCATCAATCGGCGAGAACCGATCGCCCACAGCACCGTGCAGACCTTGCTGCGCGGGTTGGAGGAAAAAGGCGCCGTGTCGCACGAAGCACGGGAACGGACGTTCGTGTTCTACCCGCTGGTGGAGGAACAGGAGTTCCAGCAGAGCGCCACGCGCGACGTGCTGGAGCGCGTGTTCGGCGGCAGCGCGTCGGGCCTGGTGGCCCATCTGCTGAAGAACGAAAACGTCTCGCGCGAGGAAATCGAGGAGATTCGCAAGCTCATCAATCGACGCATCAAGAAGTGA
- a CDS encoding carboxypeptidase-like regulatory domain-containing protein, with the protein MMTRLQLARSGVILVALVAASLAAAAGADEPTVLRGHVLLPDGKPAAGAGLYWVHFKAPPPRKREDVLFEKRAVADDEGRFELSLRENDAPIYPTAVGMAHWPLLAYKPGYGADWVYFVPDQVPDDAVLRLVEDRPIRGRVTDTEGRHIAGAKVAVTMISASPSGNLDDFLTDWWKQSNPRGKLEPSLYASFLPLLTTLTTVTDKDGRFELSGIGTERVASVNISAAGLVSDELWVINRDGFDAEKYNKAAQANMLPQMRRLGMFPRLTGPVFDHVAETELVVRGTVFTGRDRQPVARALVGSSGAGVRIGTGNNPIDAQTDETGRFELRGLRRSHDAGLGVYGPPGGNLLFRSVRLELTPGQTIVDVDVEMKEGVVVEGRLFDQATGRRVKGSVQFVPLPGNQYADDPGYGWSKFLRTGSKQTDDDGRFRILAIPGPGVLTARGVQIGRPGIDGNKPMTYRQASFSEEDSKRVPTIGDDDDRYFAGADDTRQSLTMQNAVKVLDLAPDGGPVTCDLPLDPGKTATIAIEDEQGQPLTDAVVSGVADTGPITFKIAAATCTIYGLGADRPRHVCILHARRHLAASLTLTGGEPGPVTVRLRPTASIAGRALDPDGEPLADAVVQIGYQRRAARELFWFLQRDQAPLKTDAEGRFRVENVLPGERLTLSFQQGDKFFGGPRITSENRQLGPGEQLELGDLKMKALN; encoded by the coding sequence ATGATGACCCGACTTCAACTTGCTCGCTCTGGCGTAATCTTAGTGGCACTTGTCGCGGCGTCGTTGGCGGCTGCGGCCGGCGCCGACGAGCCGACCGTGCTTCGCGGCCATGTGCTGTTGCCCGACGGCAAACCGGCGGCGGGGGCGGGATTGTACTGGGTTCATTTCAAGGCGCCGCCACCCCGCAAGCGCGAAGATGTGCTGTTTGAGAAGCGCGCGGTCGCCGATGACGAGGGACGTTTTGAGTTGTCGCTCAGGGAGAACGACGCACCAATCTATCCGACGGCCGTCGGGATGGCCCACTGGCCATTGCTCGCCTACAAGCCGGGCTACGGGGCCGATTGGGTCTACTTCGTTCCGGATCAGGTGCCGGACGACGCCGTGCTGCGGTTGGTCGAAGATCGCCCAATTCGCGGCCGTGTGACCGACACGGAAGGCCGGCATATTGCCGGCGCCAAAGTCGCGGTCACCATGATATCCGCTTCGCCGAGCGGTAATCTTGACGATTTTCTAACGGACTGGTGGAAGCAGAGCAATCCTCGCGGCAAGCTCGAACCGAGTTTGTACGCCAGTTTCCTCCCGCTTCTCACGACTCTCACGACCGTCACCGACAAAGACGGGCGTTTCGAGCTGTCGGGTATTGGAACCGAGCGGGTGGCGTCGGTGAACATCTCCGCTGCCGGCCTCGTTTCCGACGAGCTTTGGGTCATCAACCGCGACGGCTTCGATGCCGAGAAGTACAACAAGGCGGCCCAGGCCAACATGCTGCCGCAAATGCGCAGGTTGGGAATGTTCCCCCGGTTGACCGGCCCAGTCTTCGATCACGTTGCCGAAACGGAATTGGTGGTTCGCGGCACGGTGTTTACCGGACGCGACCGCCAGCCGGTGGCGCGGGCCCTGGTTGGCTCGTCGGGCGCCGGCGTGAGGATAGGCACAGGGAACAATCCCATCGATGCGCAAACTGACGAAACGGGCCGCTTCGAGCTGCGCGGCCTGCGCCGCAGTCACGACGCCGGGCTGGGCGTTTATGGGCCCCCGGGCGGCAACCTGCTTTTCAGGTCGGTGCGGCTCGAGCTCACGCCGGGCCAGACAATCGTCGACGTCGATGTGGAGATGAAGGAGGGGGTCGTTGTCGAGGGCCGTTTGTTCGACCAGGCAACCGGCCGCAGGGTGAAGGGCAGCGTACAGTTTGTGCCGCTGCCCGGAAACCAGTATGCCGACGACCCCGGCTACGGTTGGTCCAAATTCCTGCGGACAGGGTCGAAGCAGACCGACGACGACGGCCGCTTCCGCATATTGGCCATTCCAGGCCCCGGCGTGCTGACGGCCAGGGGGGTGCAAATCGGCCGTCCAGGCATCGACGGCAACAAGCCGATGACCTATCGGCAGGCCAGCTTCAGCGAAGAAGACAGTAAACGCGTGCCGACGATAGGCGACGACGACGATCGTTATTTCGCCGGCGCGGACGATACAAGGCAGTCGCTGACAATGCAAAATGCCGTCAAGGTTCTCGACCTTGCGCCCGACGGCGGGCCGGTGACGTGCGACTTGCCGCTCGATCCCGGCAAGACCGCGACCATTGCGATCGAAGATGAGCAGGGTCAGCCGCTGACCGATGCGGTTGTCTCCGGGGTGGCGGACACGGGGCCGATCACCTTCAAAATCGCGGCGGCCACCTGCACGATTTATGGCCTTGGGGCCGACCGGCCGCGACACGTGTGCATCCTCCATGCCCGGCGCCACCTGGCCGCGTCGCTGACACTGACCGGCGGCGAGCCAGGGCCGGTGACGGTCCGGCTGCGGCCAACGGCCAGCATCGCCGGCCGTGCTCTCGACCCTGACGGAGAGCCGCTCGCCGACGCGGTGGTGCAGATCGGCTACCAGCGTCGCGCCGCTAGGGAGCTGTTTTGGTTCCTGCAGCGGGACCAGGCGCCGCTTAAGACCGACGCGGAAGGCCGGTTCCGGGTGGAAAACGTGTTGCCGGGCGAGCGGCTGACTCTGAGCTTCCAGCAAGGCGACAAGTTTTTCGGCGGTCCACGCATCACCAGCGAAAACCGCCAACTCGGTCCGGGCGAACAACTCGAACTGGGCGATTTGAAAATGAAGGCGCTCAACTGA
- a CDS encoding sigma-70 family RNA polymerase sigma factor has protein sequence MPSGRPTGRRRRDAVRAEPDDTLLIAWQEAEPKLRRLIAAMGVARTEVDDVLQNVYLAAHQAKSLPCGQEDCRRWLFRVAINRCRLQHRRRRSWLNVWEKLQAVWTELSRGNASQAAAENEEQRALRLALRRLPPELRNPIVLRYYCDLNSTDIGQILDLPPATVRGQLSAARRRLADALIWPALPRSRKCLMS, from the coding sequence ATGCCTTCGGGCCGGCCCACCGGCCGCAGGCGGCGAGATGCGGTGCGCGCCGAACCCGACGACACGTTGCTGATCGCCTGGCAAGAGGCCGAACCCAAGTTGCGCCGGCTCATCGCCGCGATGGGCGTGGCACGAACCGAAGTTGACGACGTACTGCAGAATGTTTATCTGGCCGCGCATCAAGCCAAGTCGTTGCCGTGCGGCCAGGAGGATTGCCGCCGCTGGTTGTTCCGCGTGGCGATCAACCGTTGCCGCTTGCAGCACCGCCGACGGCGAAGCTGGCTGAACGTTTGGGAAAAGCTGCAAGCGGTATGGACGGAGCTGTCGCGCGGCAATGCAAGCCAGGCGGCAGCGGAAAACGAAGAGCAGCGGGCGCTGCGGCTGGCCTTGCGGCGATTGCCGCCCGAACTGCGAAACCCCATTGTGCTGCGCTATTACTGCGACCTGAACTCGACTGACATCGGGCAAATACTGGACCTGCCGCCCGCCACGGTGCGCGGCCAATTAAGCGCCGCGCGGCGGCGGTTGGCCGACGCGCTGATCTGGCCAGCTTTGCCGCGCAGCAGAAAGTGCTTGATGAGTTGA